The following are encoded together in the Arcticibacterium luteifluviistationis genome:
- a CDS encoding sodium:solute symporter, which translates to MSTLDWIFLSATLAFIILYGIFKNRKNTNLDGFFLGNKSLPWYNVGLSVMATQASAITFLSAPGQAFTDGMGFIQFYFGLPLAMVVLSITFIPIFNRLKVFTAYEYLEGRFDGRVRVFTAMLFLLQRGLSTGISIYAPSIILSTIFGWDIFWTNAFMGGTVLTYTLIGGTKAISHTHIQQMIIVTAAMVFAGIMVVQLLPADIGVMDAVKVAGKAGKVNLINLEFNPKEKYNVWSGILAGFFLQLSYFGTDQSQVGRYLTAKNTTQSRLGLLFNGLLKIPMQFGILFIGVLVFVFYQFNTSPLFFNQVETDKLLNSQYANEYRALELEHQANAEIKKVEIYKLHEAIQSEDEVQISLAQEAIQIGEDKFKALKAKVSDLIKKNNPEGDAGDINYIFIRFILDHLPHGFIGLLIAVIFSASMGSVASAYNSLAACTVIDVLKKTKSWNHSESKELMISKLITVFWAIFCIIVAFFANKLGSSMIELVNVLGSWFYGIILGIFLVAFYYKKIGGQAIFYSAVISQVLIILIWKFELVAYLWLNPIGCILVFSFGWVFQQILNLRK; encoded by the coding sequence ATGAGTACTTTAGATTGGATTTTTCTCTCTGCCACACTGGCATTTATTATCCTATATGGTATTTTCAAAAACAGGAAAAACACTAACCTCGATGGCTTTTTCTTAGGAAATAAATCGCTTCCCTGGTATAATGTGGGTCTTTCTGTAATGGCTACACAAGCTAGTGCTATTACGTTTTTATCTGCCCCGGGTCAAGCCTTTACAGATGGTATGGGTTTCATTCAGTTTTATTTTGGGCTGCCCTTAGCTATGGTGGTTTTGAGTATTACTTTTATTCCTATTTTCAATAGATTAAAGGTGTTTACCGCATATGAATATCTCGAAGGCAGATTTGATGGCAGAGTAAGAGTTTTTACAGCCATGTTGTTTTTACTTCAGCGTGGGCTTTCTACAGGTATTTCTATTTATGCACCTTCTATTATTCTTTCTACCATTTTTGGTTGGGACATTTTCTGGACTAATGCATTTATGGGTGGTACGGTGTTAACCTACACCTTAATTGGAGGAACTAAAGCTATTTCGCATACACACATTCAGCAAATGATAATTGTGACTGCCGCTATGGTTTTTGCGGGTATTATGGTGGTACAGCTTTTACCAGCAGATATTGGTGTTATGGACGCCGTCAAAGTGGCAGGAAAAGCAGGAAAAGTAAACCTTATCAACCTGGAGTTTAACCCTAAAGAAAAATATAACGTTTGGTCGGGTATCTTGGCTGGTTTCTTCTTACAGCTCTCCTATTTCGGTACTGACCAATCGCAAGTAGGACGCTATTTGACCGCAAAGAATACGACACAGAGTAGGCTTGGACTTTTATTTAATGGCTTACTTAAAATTCCAATGCAGTTTGGTATTCTATTTATAGGTGTCTTGGTTTTCGTTTTTTATCAATTCAACACCTCTCCTCTTTTCTTTAATCAAGTAGAAACTGACAAACTTCTAAATAGCCAGTATGCGAATGAATACAGGGCATTGGAACTAGAGCATCAGGCTAACGCTGAAATTAAAAAAGTAGAGATTTATAAACTCCATGAAGCCATCCAATCCGAAGATGAAGTTCAAATTTCGCTTGCACAAGAGGCTATTCAAATAGGTGAAGATAAATTCAAGGCTTTAAAGGCGAAAGTAAGTGATTTAATAAAAAAGAATAATCCAGAAGGCGATGCTGGCGATATTAACTACATTTTTATCCGCTTTATTCTAGACCATCTACCTCATGGTTTCATTGGTCTTTTAATAGCCGTGATATTTTCAGCCTCCATGGGATCGGTGGCTTCAGCCTATAATTCATTAGCTGCTTGTACGGTAATTGACGTGCTTAAGAAAACAAAATCTTGGAATCACTCAGAGTCAAAAGAGCTGATGATTTCTAAACTTATCACCGTTTTCTGGGCCATATTCTGTATCATAGTTGCCTTCTTTGCGAATAAACTCGGGAGCAGTATGATTGAGCTGGTCAACGTGCTAGGTTCATGGTTTTACGGAATTATCCTTGGTATTTTCTTAGTCGCATTTTACTACAAAAAAATTGGTGGACAAGCTATATTTTATAGTGCTGTTATTTCGCAGGTTCTAATTATTCTCATTTGGAAATTCGAATTAGTAGCCTATCTTTGGTTAAACCCGATTGGCTGTATTTTAGTGTTTTCGTTCGGTTGGGTTTTCCAGCAAATATTGAATCTTAGAAAGTGA
- a CDS encoding response regulator transcription factor produces the protein MKKSILIVEDDERIARTISKGLEEMDFETTIAFDGKIALKLALANPFDLFLLDLNLPELNGYQVTEGIRNAGLETPILMLTALGETDDKIEGFEKGADDYLVKPFDFRELVARINALLRRSSPSSLQVNELSVADLKVDLDAKLVYRGDQAIQLTPKEFGLLEYLIQNKGKVVSKEEIAEAIWDQNPGKSLNVIEVYINFLRKKIDKDFEPKLIKTKSGMGYVLREE, from the coding sequence GTGAAAAAAAGTATTTTAATAGTAGAAGACGACGAGAGAATAGCCCGAACTATTAGTAAGGGGCTAGAAGAGATGGACTTTGAAACTACTATTGCTTTTGATGGCAAAATTGCTCTTAAACTAGCTTTGGCCAATCCTTTTGACTTGTTTTTGCTAGATCTCAACCTTCCAGAACTAAACGGTTATCAGGTTACTGAAGGTATCAGGAATGCAGGTTTAGAAACTCCTATTCTAATGTTGACAGCATTGGGAGAAACCGATGATAAGATTGAAGGCTTTGAAAAAGGAGCAGATGATTACCTAGTTAAACCTTTTGATTTTAGAGAATTGGTAGCTCGTATTAATGCTCTTTTAAGAAGAAGTTCACCTTCTTCTTTACAGGTTAACGAGCTTTCGGTAGCAGATTTGAAAGTAGACTTGGACGCAAAACTTGTCTATCGTGGCGATCAGGCTATTCAACTAACACCTAAAGAATTTGGCCTTTTAGAATATCTAATTCAAAATAAGGGTAAAGTAGTATCTAAAGAAGAGATAGCAGAAGCTATTTGGGATCAAAATCCTGGAAAAAGTCTTAACGTGATAGAAGTTTATATCAATTTCTTAAGAAAGAAAATTGACAAAGATTTTGAGCCAAAGCTCATCAAAACAAAGTCTGGGATGGGATATGTTTTACGAGAAGAGTAA
- a CDS encoding sensor histidine kinase, with protein MTIRTKIALQFSVIVAALLAVFSIGIYYLSENYRQQEFYNSLRDRAVTTARLLIKEPQIDKQLLKVIDKNTLTTLYPAQVLVFNDSNQVAYYNYEADTIYYSPELLNRIRSKRYIETTFGSNQVVGTMYSDTLNKSYAVLAQAEDVYGKEKLMNIREAMYTGYFSAIILTIILGFVFAGQSLKPISKINEEISHITASSLRKKLDTGNNTDEIATLAVNFNKMLSRLDSSFELQKSFVSNASHELRTPLAAVKSEIQVALQNERTPEEYKTILNSLLNDNQRLIKLTNSLLQLAKSEAQENTVNLRPIRIDEILFDVQDEILHLNPNYKIQIDFEDIPEDINWVTVNGKEALLKTLFTNLIDNACKYSQNQQADVRIKANNQNCLISVSDTGIGIQKEELEKVFEPFYRTSRATSYKGSGIGLSICKRIVDLHQGKISLKSEVDVGSLFVVILPHT; from the coding sequence TTGACAATCAGAACCAAAATAGCCTTACAGTTTTCGGTAATAGTAGCAGCTCTACTTGCTGTTTTTTCTATAGGTATTTATTATTTATCTGAAAACTATAGACAGCAAGAATTTTATAATAGCCTTAGAGACAGAGCGGTGACTACCGCTAGATTACTTATCAAAGAGCCACAAATTGACAAGCAACTCTTAAAAGTTATTGATAAAAATACCTTGACAACCCTTTACCCTGCTCAGGTTCTTGTTTTTAATGATTCCAACCAGGTGGCTTACTATAATTATGAAGCGGACACCATTTACTATAGTCCAGAGTTACTTAACAGAATTAGAAGCAAAAGGTATATAGAAACCACTTTTGGCAGTAATCAGGTGGTGGGAACCATGTATTCCGACACTCTGAATAAAAGCTATGCAGTACTGGCCCAAGCCGAAGATGTTTATGGAAAGGAAAAGCTCATGAATATTAGAGAAGCCATGTATACAGGCTACTTTTCTGCCATAATTCTAACGATTATATTGGGTTTCGTATTTGCGGGGCAATCTTTAAAACCTATTTCGAAAATTAATGAGGAAATTTCTCATATTACTGCCAGTAGCCTTCGGAAAAAATTAGATACGGGAAATAATACTGATGAAATTGCCACTCTAGCCGTCAATTTTAATAAAATGCTATCTAGGTTAGACTCCTCCTTTGAGCTGCAAAAAAGCTTTGTTTCTAATGCCTCCCATGAACTAAGAACACCTCTAGCAGCGGTTAAATCAGAAATTCAAGTTGCACTTCAAAATGAAAGAACGCCAGAAGAATATAAGACAATCTTAAATAGCCTTTTAAATGATAACCAGCGACTCATCAAACTGACGAATAGTTTGCTTCAATTGGCTAAATCTGAAGCTCAAGAAAACACGGTAAACCTTCGCCCAATTAGAATTGATGAAATCCTGTTTGATGTACAAGATGAAATTCTACACCTTAATCCAAATTATAAAATACAGATAGATTTTGAAGATATTCCTGAGGACATAAACTGGGTTACTGTAAATGGTAAAGAAGCTTTGTTAAAAACGCTATTTACAAACCTCATTGACAATGCCTGTAAATACTCTCAAAACCAGCAGGCAGATGTTAGAATTAAAGCCAATAATCAGAACTGTCTTATCTCGGTTAGTGACACTGGAATAGGAATTCAGAAAGAAGAATTAGAGAAGGTTTTTGAGCCTTTTTATAGAACTAGTAGAGCCACTTCATATAAGGGTTCTGGCATAGGACTTTCTATTTGTAAAAGAATAGTAGATCTACATCAAGGTAAAATCTCTCTCAAGAGCGAAGTAGATGTAGGAAGTCTTTTTGTGGTGATCCTTCCACACACTTAA